The window GGTGCAGGTAGTAGGCGATTGTCGGCGTCTTGGGCGTCCGCAGGGGGAACATGTTCGACTCCCGCGGCGAGTAGTCGCCCTTGCGATGGTTGCAGCCCCGGCACGCCGTCACCACATTGTCCCATGCGGTCTGGCCGCCACGCGAACGCGGTACCAGGTGGTCGATGGTCAGGTCGGACGCCAGGAACCGCTCCCCGCAGTACTGGCAAACGTACCGATCCCGCAGGAACACGTTGCGGCGCGAGAACTTGACGGTTCGATGGGGTATGCGGACGTAGGTCGACAGGCGGATCACCAATGGAACCGGCACGCGGAGCGACGATCCTCGCACCATGACGTCGCTGACCTCTTCGGCAGAGGCCGCCCCCTTCAACACGAGCTTGAGCGCTCTCCTGACATCGCAGATATGGATCGCTTCATAGCTCGCGTTGAGCACTAGTACGCTGGCGGTCGTCCAGTTGCTCATCGTGGATCCGTCGACAACGGAGATTGGTTCCGGGTCGAGCCCCATGGTAGCATACGCCACCAGCACCGGCAAGAACGCAACCGGCGTAAAGCCGCGCGGTACCGTTACTCACGCGCATTGAGAGGACGTGACTTCGATGGCAGGATCCGAGTCATCCAGAGATGTCCAAAGCGTCGATGACGCCCTGCCAGCCCGTGAGCGTCGCGGCAAAGTGGTCATCCTGGACGGGTTCACGCCGGACCAGCTGCGCGAGGTCCTGACAACATACCGGCGCTCGAACCACCTTCCCCAGGATGTGGCATTCGCGGTGGTGACGCCCGAGTCCTCGCGCCGCGTGCTGAGCGACGTGCTGTCTGACATACGAGCGGACGCAGCCGCACGCCGAACGCCATCGCCGGATGGTGGCGCTTCGGGGTGATTCGCTATCAACTGGATAGATTGGCGATCGGCGTCCAGGTTCCGCCGGTCCGAGACGCCAGCGCTCTCTGGAACGGTTCGTCCATCCCGATCACATCCACTTGGATGCGCGCCCGGTAGAGGGCTCCGAACACTTCGAGGCTGGCGTGCTCACCATCGACGTACTCGTCGGTGACCAGCACGAGATGTCGCGACGCGTCGTCGCGGTAGCGAATGAGCGGGATCGCGTCCATTAGGGCGTTCAGCGCCTTCTCCCCGCCCTTGCATTTCACCTTCTCGAGCGCCCGCTCGATGGTCGAGGTGTCCGCCGTTAGCGGCGTGACCTCCATGTTGCTGCCCAGCACGGAGCCCAACGTCGTGTTGCGGAACGTGACGACGCCGATGCGGAAGTCGAGACCGCTCACGGACAGCCGCTGAGCCATGCGCGACAGATGACGGGAGACGATGTAGATGTTGTCCTGCATGCTCTGGCTGGCATCGACAAGGAAGACGACATCCGCCTTGTTCGTTGCGACTCCTCGCGGACGGACGCCCAGGCTGTCTGCGATGACTTCGAGGGGGCTACGGTTCAGCAGCGTACCGGAATCGCCAAACGGCGACTCCGCGTCCGCACGACCATCGAGAGAGTCGCGCACGCCGGAGGCCGGACGGGGAGGGAGCCATGCTGCAACGGGCTTGGCAGAACGCGCAAGGTCGCTCAGCTCGGAGAGACGGGAGCCCCCTCCCGCGGACGGTGACGCCAGGTCGAACGCTCGTGTCGGGATCGAGAGCGGCGAGACAGCCAACGAGACCATCTCGACGTGTCGGTCGACCGAGGGCATCGGCGGCGTCAGCATCCCCGACTCGGACAACTCCCGCGATGTCAGAGGACCAACGACCCGCGAGCGCTCGTACGATGCACGGTCGGGACGGATGGCGGAGTGCGTTGCACGGACCTTGGGACGCGGCTGAACTGTCTCGACAGCCGCGACTGAATAGAACACGTCGGAGCTCGCGGAATCCATCGGTACCACGCGTATGGATGACAGCACGAGCACAAGCAGGACGTGCAGAACCACAGAAATGAGCAGCGGAGATGTTAGCGCTCGTCGCTTGTCGTCTCGAACTGTCACGTGTTCCGCCTCAGGGTTCCAGCGAACTTCAGAGGAGCCCTACTGGAACGACGCTGCCGTGTCTCGCGACCTACTCTCCGTCCTCTGATCGCTGCTCGACGAGTTGACCGGCAGCGCGCCCGGCATCTGCACCCACCCGTGCTCGATATACGCCGCTAGACCGAGCTGAAGCGCAGCCTTGATATCCTCCAGGAGCGATGGTGTCAGCGCTCGGAAGTGGAGACAAGCCTTTCCCCGTGCCATGCCCAGGAGCTCGCGAGGCATTGCTGATCGAACGTCATCGAAGGCGTACATCGGCATGAAGTGAAGCGTCACGTCGTCTCTGTTGCACACGACGCCCGCGAAGTGCACGTCGGAGCGAGTCCTACCGGCGACTGTGACCTCGCCCACCGACCATAGGTGGAACTCGCCTCCACCGTTCAGCCCCGCGCGCGCCTCGAACGGAGGCGTGTAGCCTTCGAGCAACGCTCGGAGCGCATTGTAGACCGACCGCAGATCGCCTCCGACCATCGACGACACCTCCTCGTGGCGTACTACGAAGCAGATGACCCTCCGGTTCCGCGCCTTCGACGAGCTCATCTACCATATTGCGTTGGTGTGATAGAAGTACTACTATCGCCATCGTGGTGGCTGTCGTGTGAGCATCATCACGGGGAGGATAGACCATGAGGCGACGGCTTGTTTGGTGTGCGGTTTCGGCGACGTTCCTGACGATCAGCCTCGCCGCAACGGCGGCGACGGCGAAGAAGGACGGAGCCAACTGGCTGATCGAGACCGACATGTACACCGTCAAGTGGAAGACCAACGCCCAGGCGGGTTACGACGGAGCATGGGCGAAGGGGAACGCGAAGTCCATCATCGGCGAAGGGCAAGGCAGAACGCTCTACCATTCGGCGAACTACGCTGGCTGGAAGGACTGGGGGATTTGCACGAGTGTGAAGGAGTTGGAGAAAGCGCCCGGCAAGGTCGCACTCGAGTATACTATCGACGACGGAGCCAGCAAGAAGTGGATCGTGACGGCAACGTACTGGGACGGCGTTCCTTACTTCCGTCATGAAGTCGTCGTCGAGGCGAAGGATGCGGTCGTCTCATTCAGCGACGGTCACGAGCCGATGCTCGAGCCACGGAACGCCCTGAAGAACGAGTTCCTCGACTGGAAGGATCCGTTCCCGCATGGCGTCGTCGGCAACGAAAACGGCTACTTCGCGATGTACACCGAGAAGGGAACCGTCGAGCTCTTCGCAGGATGGGCGCCGGACGGTCGGTTCCACCTCGTCCACAACGCCTTGGGTAAAGCCCTCAAGAAGGGCGAGAAGAGCGAGCCGCTCGTCTACTACATGGCAGTCGGGTCGGGCAAGGCGAAGGACGCGCACGACATCGCCGGAGATGTGACCAAGGAACCGAAGGGAGGTCTCGCCGTGTCGTCGCTCGGGAAGCTGGCGACGTCATGGGGAGAGATCAAGACCCAGTAGCCGGTTCGGATCGAGCGCCGGAGCCCTTCTTCGGCGCTCGATCCATGTACTTACGCAGCGATTTGCGGGCATCACAGTTCTACGAGGACGTCATCCCCCTCGACAACGACGATGAACGTCGGCAGTGTCAGCGTCGGGTCGGTGAAGCATTCGCCGGTGCGAACGCAGAGCTCGTAGCCGTGCTCCCAACAGGTGAGGATCGTGCCGTCCAAGGTCGCGCGGTCCAGTTCGACCTCCTCGTGAGGGCATACGCTCGAGGTGGCGTAGACGATCCCGTCGATCTCGAACAGCAGGATGTCGACGCCCCTGACGTTGACCCGGAGCCGCCCCTTCCTGCGGAGGGCGCTCAGCGACGCGGCGCGGAAACGTCTCAACCCGAATGCCCTCCGTCGTCATGGGATCGACTCGCCCGTGGCGGGTTCCTGCTATACTGAGTGATCGCTGACACCGGTGTACCGTTCTGCACACCTGAGACGCAAGGAGATGCGACTGATGGGCGCTGGTAGGCTGTCGGCAGGGGCTGCGACGTCGGTCATCACTCCGCCGGTCGGCGTCGATCTGACCGGGTACGGCGGGAGACCGTCGGGGTGCACGTCCGTCCATGATGATCTCTACGCGCGCGCCTTGGTGCTGGCGAACGACGACGTTCGTCTGGCGCTCGTGTCGCTCGATGTCATCGGCGTGGACTTCGACGTGCTGGACCGCATCCGGCAGGGCGTCACGTCGCAGACGGGCATCGCCGCCGAGCACATCGTGCTCAACGCTTCGCACACACACGCTGGACCCGCGACGCAGTCGTTGCGCGGGCTCGGCGAGCCCGACACGGGCTACGTCGAGCGGTTCGTCGCCGCAATCGTGCGCACCGTGTCCACAGCGGTTGCCGCAGCCGTGCCGGCGCGTGTCGGTTACGGTCGCGTGCCGGTTCAGATCGGGCTGAACCGACGGTACCGGGGGTCCGATGGACGGATCGTGATCGCCGACAACCCTCACGGCGTGGTCGCCCCGTACGCCGACATCCTTCGAGTCGCTGACGAGGACGGCAACACCATCGCCGTCTGGTTCACTCACGCCTGCCACCCGACGACCCTCGGCGGCGACAACCTCGCGGTCAGCGCCGAGTTCCCAGGCGTCGCCGTCGATACGGTCGAAGCCGTCGAGGACGGCGTCGCCATGTTCGCCCAGGGGTGCTGCGGCGATATCAACCCGATTCGCCGAGGCTCGTTCGACGCGGTCGAGCGCAACGGCAGGATCCTGGGAGCGGCGGTCGTCAGCGGGCTCCAGTCGATCACAGCCGACGATGCGACGCCCTCGCTGGGAGCCTGCCTCGAGGTCGTCCCCCTGTCGCTCCAAACGCCAACCCCAGTCCACGAGATCGAGGCGCTGGTCGCGTCGTTCCGGACGCAGGTCGAGAACGCCAAGTCGGAGGGACGCCATCGGGGTCATGTATGGCTCCGACAAGCATGGCTCGACTGGGCGCTTTCGATGCGAGCGCGATCCAGTGGTCAGGAACCCGCGCAAGACACTTGTCCGTTCGAGGTTCAGGTCGCTCGGATCGGCGACCTCGCCCAGGTGGGCTTGCCCGGCGAGGTATTCGCAGAGATCGGGCTGTCCATCTCGGACCACTCTCCGTTCGCTCTCACCAGCGTTCTCGGATACACGAACGGCTGCCACGGCTATGTGCCGACCGGATCCGCCTACGCCCTGGGCGGGTACGAAGTGAGCGACGCGATCCGCTACTACGGAACTCAGATGTTCGCTCCCGCCAGCGACAGCGAGCTCCGCTTCGCCGCCCTGCGCATGCTGCACGAGCTGCGACAGGAGATCGCGTGAGCCGCGTTCGGTTGTCCAACATCAGCAAGCGGTTCGGCAGCAACCAGGCGCTCGACGACGTGTCGCTCGAGCTCCGCGAAGGCGAGATTTTGGCTCTCCTCGGGGAGAACGGAGCCGGCAAGTCCACGCTGATGAACGTGCTCTACGGACTCATTCAGCCCGACAACGGCACGATCCGCGTCGATGACCGCGAACTGCGCTTCGCGTCGCCGAGCGATGCCATCCGAGCCGGGATCGGCATGGTGCATCAGCATTTCATGCTGATACCCAATCTCACCGTAGCCGAAAACGTCCTCATGGGCTCGCGAGCGGACAACCCATTCTGGTTCCGGCGCGCACGAGCCGTTGACGAGGTCCGCGTTCTCTCGACGGAGTTCGGGCTCGATGTCGATCCTCGCAGCAAGGTCAGTGAGCTACCCGTCGGCGTCCAGCAGCGGGTCGAGATTCTGAAATGCCTCGCGAGGCGGGCTCGCGTGCTGATCCTGGACGAACCCACCGCCGTCCTCACCCCTCACGAAGCCGACGACCTGGGAGCCGTGCTCTCGCGTCTGCGCGATAGCGGTCAGTCCATCATCTTCATCAGCCACAAGCTGCGTGAGGTCGTGGAGCTCTGCGACCGAGTGACGGTCCTGCGCCTGGGTAAACACGTGGCGACCGTGGATACCGACGATGTAGACGAGCAGCAGTTGGGCGAGATGATGGTCGGGAGAGTCGTCCGCCTGGGCGGTGACGAAGGCTCCAGACCAGAACGCGAACTGGCGCCGAGTCAGCCGGTCCTCCGCGTTCGCGGACTGCGAGTTCACGACGAGCGTAGCCAGCCAGCGGTACGCGACGTCGACTTGACCGTGAACGCTGGAGAAATCGTCGGGATCGCAGGTATCGACGGCAACGGGCAGCTCGAGCTGGCGGAGTGCCTTGCCGGAGTCCGTCGCACCGTCGCAGGCGACGTGATGCTGATGGAGCACGCCCTGGCGAACCTGAGCCCGCGCAGGCGCGCGGAGCTCGGGATGGCGGTCATCACGGAGGATCGGCAGCTCAAGGGCTTGATCCTGGACTTCTCGGTCGCCGAGAACCTCGTGCTGCGGGCGTACAGGTCGGACCTGTTCGCGGCACACGGTTT is drawn from Candidatus Poribacteria bacterium and contains these coding sequences:
- a CDS encoding Rieske 2Fe-2S domain-containing protein, which translates into the protein MRRFRAASLSALRRKGRLRVNVRGVDILLFEIDGIVYATSSVCPHEEVELDRATLDGTILTCWEHGYELCVRTGECFTDPTLTLPTFIVVVEGDDVLVEL
- a CDS encoding VWA domain-containing protein, yielding MTVRDDKRRALTSPLLISVVLHVLLVLVLSSIRVVPMDSASSDVFYSVAAVETVQPRPKVRATHSAIRPDRASYERSRVVGPLTSRELSESGMLTPPMPSVDRHVEMVSLAVSPLSIPTRAFDLASPSAGGGSRLSELSDLARSAKPVAAWLPPRPASGVRDSLDGRADAESPFGDSGTLLNRSPLEVIADSLGVRPRGVATNKADVVFLVDASQSMQDNIYIVSRHLSRMAQRLSVSGLDFRIGVVTFRNTTLGSVLGSNMEVTPLTADTSTIERALEKVKCKGGEKALNALMDAIPLIRYRDDASRHLVLVTDEYVDGEHASLEVFGALYRARIQVDVIGMDEPFQRALASRTGGTWTPIANLSS
- a CDS encoding ABC transporter ATP-binding protein: MARLGAFDASAIQWSGTRARHLSVRGSGRSDRRPRPGGLARRGIRRDRAVHLGPLSVRSHQRSRIHERLPRLCADRIRLRPGRVRSERRDPLLRNSDVRSRQRQRAPLRRPAHAARAATGDRVSRVRLSNISKRFGSNQALDDVSLELREGEILALLGENGAGKSTLMNVLYGLIQPDNGTIRVDDRELRFASPSDAIRAGIGMVHQHFMLIPNLTVAENVLMGSRADNPFWFRRARAVDEVRVLSTEFGLDVDPRSKVSELPVGVQQRVEILKCLARRARVLILDEPTAVLTPHEADDLGAVLSRLRDSGQSIIFISHKLREVVELCDRVTVLRLGKHVATVDTDDVDEQQLGEMMVGRVVRLGGDEGSRPERELAPSQPVLRVRGLRVHDERSQPAVRDVDLTVNAGEIVGIAGIDGNGQLELAECLAGVRRTVAGDVMLMEHALANLSPRRRAELGMAVITEDRQLKGLILDFSVAENLVLRAYRSDLFAAHGFLQPRTVARHARDLADRFAIRATTVRQPVGSLSGGNQQKVVLARELTAVRRLLIAVNPTRGLDIGATEYVHDALRHACDEGVGILLISTELDEVLSLSDRIGVLFRGSLRELPPGTAEVRAIVGQWMLGLGAAS
- a CDS encoding HNH endonuclease; protein product: MGLDPEPISVVDGSTMSNWTTASVLVLNASYEAIHICDVRRALKLVLKGAASAEEVSDVMVRGSSLRVPVPLVIRLSTYVRIPHRTVKFSRRNVFLRDRYVCQYCGERFLASDLTIDHLVPRSRGGQTAWDNVVTACRGCNHRKGDYSPRESNMFPLRTPKTPTIAYYLHLTRFSSMYHESWRKYLYMA
- a CDS encoding DUF3783 domain-containing protein yields the protein MAGSESSRDVQSVDDALPARERRGKVVILDGFTPDQLREVLTTYRRSNHLPQDVAFAVVTPESSRRVLSDVLSDIRADAAARRTPSPDGGASG